GCTGCTTGCAGGTCGCTAGATAAAATGACATCATCGGCCGGCGCAGCTGGAAGGATTCGCTTGGAATCATTGCCTTGCAGCGGGAGAAAAGTAGACGTGGGCAACATGGGCAAAAGTCTCATCATCGTAATTATCGGGTTTATGCTAGCTGCGTCGCCGGCGATCGCGGGTCGACATGGCAGTACCGCCGGCATTGCAATCACTGGAGCCTCGGGTCTGGTCATGTCCTTGGTCTGCATGGCTACAAGCATCGCCGGGCGAGGCGAAACCCCGCGCTCGGAGTTTGATCGCCGAGGCTGGATGGTGGGATTGAACGCCGGCTACGGCCTTCCCGGTCCCGACTTCAAGGACAAAGAAGAAGACAGTCTCAACAAGGTGCTCTCGCCGTTCGACGTTTCCTTGGACGGAAACAACGGCAGTGGCGTTGTCACGACTCGTGGAGGCTATCGATGCGGTCGATGGTTCTCGGTCGAACTCGGGGTCGAATGGCTTAGCCCGATAGACCGCGACATTGTCAGTTCTTCGCAGGGGAAGATCTCTTCGGTTGAGATCGATCCGATCTTCGTGAGCAGCAACGTCAAAGGATATCTCCTGTCAGGGCGCTATCAGCCATTCGTTACCCTCGGTGCTGGCGCGCTCAATATCAAGTCTGTTACGACCAGTGTGCTGGGCCCCCAGACCAAGATTGTCAATAATT
The sequence above is a segment of the Myxococcales bacterium genome. Coding sequences within it:
- a CDS encoding outer membrane beta-barrel protein, which codes for MGNMGKSLIIVIIGFMLAASPAIAGRHGSTAGIAITGASGLVMSLVCMATSIAGRGETPRSEFDRRGWMVGLNAGYGLPGPDFKDKEEDSLNKVLSPFDVSLDGNNGSGVVTTRGGYRCGRWFSVELGVEWLSPIDRDIVSSSQGKISSVEIDPIFVSSNVKGYLLSGRYQPFVTLGAGALNIKSVTTSVLGPQTKIVNNFTAVALRMGGGIDIYVTKNFVFDLELSYVLPVSTITNYQYLSIGAGLLYRF